A window of Azospirillum lipoferum 4B contains these coding sequences:
- a CDS encoding bifunctional enoyl-CoA hydratase/phosphate acetyltransferase: protein MRASGEAFGNGIGAVVENVTFDEIRIGQTASLSRQLTLMDVELFATVSGNINPAHLDPKFAADSRFQKVIGPGMWTASLISGVLGTYLPGAGSLYAGQSLQFRRPVGLGDIITATVTVTEKRPEKNLVVFDCVCTNQDGEIVLLGTAEVIAPTQKVIRPAHELPQIQMIRHDKHDALLAKCDELPPVVTAVAYPCDASSLQGAVEAAEAGLIEPILVGPEALIRKVAAANGLDIARYRMVDAAHSRAAAAAAVALARTGEAEAVMKGSLHTDELMGEVVKKETGLRTASRISHVFLMNVPTYSKTLLITDAAINIYPTLEDKVHIVQNAIDLAKVLGVATPRVAILSAVETINPKINTTLEAAALCKMADRGQITGGILDGPLAFDNAISAEAARTKGIVSPVAGQPDILLAPDLEAGNMLVKQLSFLANADLAGIVLGAKVPVILTSRADNVRARLASCAVASLVAAAKRQPKLALAAE, encoded by the coding sequence ATGCGTGCCAGTGGTGAAGCGTTCGGCAACGGCATCGGCGCCGTGGTCGAGAATGTGACCTTCGACGAGATTCGGATCGGCCAGACGGCCAGCCTTTCCCGTCAGCTGACGCTGATGGATGTGGAGCTGTTCGCCACCGTATCGGGCAACATCAACCCGGCCCATCTCGACCCGAAATTCGCGGCCGACAGCCGCTTCCAGAAGGTGATCGGTCCCGGTATGTGGACCGCCTCGCTGATCTCGGGCGTGCTGGGCACCTATCTGCCCGGCGCCGGCTCGCTCTATGCCGGACAGAGCCTGCAGTTCCGCCGCCCGGTCGGGCTTGGCGACATCATCACTGCCACCGTCACCGTCACCGAGAAACGCCCGGAGAAAAACCTCGTCGTCTTCGATTGCGTCTGCACCAACCAGGATGGCGAGATCGTGCTGCTGGGCACCGCCGAGGTCATCGCCCCCACCCAGAAGGTCATCCGCCCGGCGCATGAGCTGCCGCAGATCCAGATGATCCGCCACGACAAGCACGACGCCCTGCTCGCCAAATGCGACGAGCTGCCTCCGGTCGTCACCGCCGTGGCCTATCCCTGCGACGCCAGCTCCCTCCAGGGTGCCGTCGAGGCCGCCGAGGCCGGGCTGATCGAGCCGATCCTGGTCGGGCCGGAAGCCCTCATCCGCAAGGTCGCCGCGGCCAACGGGCTCGACATCGCCCGCTACCGCATGGTCGACGCCGCCCACAGCCGCGCCGCCGCGGCAGCCGCCGTGGCGCTGGCCCGCACCGGCGAGGCCGAAGCGGTGATGAAGGGCAGCCTGCACACCGACGAGCTGATGGGCGAGGTGGTGAAGAAGGAGACCGGCCTGCGCACCGCCAGCCGGATCAGCCACGTCTTCCTGATGAATGTGCCCACATATTCCAAGACGCTGCTGATCACCGATGCGGCGATCAACATCTACCCGACGCTGGAGGACAAGGTCCACATCGTCCAGAACGCCATCGACCTTGCCAAGGTGCTGGGCGTCGCCACCCCGCGCGTCGCCATCCTGTCGGCGGTCGAGACGATCAACCCGAAGATCAACACCACGCTGGAAGCCGCCGCCCTGTGCAAGATGGCCGACCGCGGCCAGATCACCGGCGGCATCCTGGACGGCCCGCTGGCCTTCGACAACGCCATCTCCGCCGAGGCCGCCCGCACCAAGGGCATCGTCTCCCCGGTCGCCGGGCAGCCGGACATCCTGCTCGCCCCCGACCTGGAAGCCGGCAACATGCTGGTCAAGCAGCTGTCCTTCCTGGCGAATGCCGACCTCGCCGGCATCGTGCTGGGCGCCAAGGTTCCGGTCATCCTCACCAGCCGCGCCGACAATGTGCGGGCGCGCCTCGCCTCCTGCGCCGTCGCCTCGCTGGTCGCCGCCGCAAAACGCCAGCCCAAGCTCGCGCTGGCCGCCGAATAG
- a CDS encoding acetate/propionate family kinase, translating into MAAHSNSGSDACLVINAGSSSLKFSVFQGGSATELEPVVTGQISGIGTAPRFEAKDAARHKIADHSWAAGENPGRPELLHHLLDWIGDTLKGATLVAAGHRVVHGGTRFSAPVRVTATVLDQLEELIPLAPLHEPHNIAAMRALAQVYPSLPQVACFDTAFHQTQPWQSQTFAIPRELTAEGIRRYGFHGLSYEYIAHRLPQMAPELANAHVVVCHLGSGASLCAMRAGHSVDTTMGFTALDGVPMGTRPGAIDPGVLIYLMREKGYGADELEKLLYHKSGMLGVSGLSNDMRDLENSDHPAAAEAVELFCHNVAKQVAALAGSMGGLDAVVFTAGVGENSTLVRARVAEKLGWLGVSIDAAANRAKATRISAQDSRVPVFIIPTDEERMIARHTLGVIAAEALSRAA; encoded by the coding sequence ATGGCTGCACATTCCAATTCCGGCAGCGACGCCTGCCTCGTCATCAACGCCGGCTCCTCCAGCCTGAAGTTCTCCGTCTTCCAGGGCGGCAGCGCCACGGAGTTGGAACCGGTCGTCACCGGCCAGATCTCCGGCATCGGCACGGCGCCCCGCTTCGAGGCGAAGGACGCCGCCCGCCACAAGATCGCCGACCATAGCTGGGCCGCCGGTGAGAATCCGGGCCGTCCGGAGCTTCTCCACCATCTGCTCGACTGGATCGGCGACACGCTGAAGGGCGCCACGCTGGTGGCCGCCGGCCATCGCGTCGTCCATGGCGGCACCCGCTTTTCCGCTCCGGTGCGGGTGACGGCGACCGTGCTCGACCAGTTGGAGGAGCTGATCCCGCTCGCCCCGCTGCACGAGCCGCACAACATCGCCGCCATGCGGGCGCTGGCCCAGGTCTACCCGTCGCTGCCGCAGGTCGCCTGCTTCGACACCGCCTTCCACCAGACCCAGCCCTGGCAGTCGCAGACCTTCGCCATCCCGCGCGAACTGACGGCGGAGGGCATCCGCCGCTACGGCTTCCACGGGTTGAGCTACGAGTACATCGCGCACCGCCTGCCGCAGATGGCGCCGGAGCTGGCGAATGCGCATGTGGTGGTCTGCCATCTCGGCAGCGGCGCCAGCCTGTGCGCCATGCGCGCCGGGCACAGCGTCGACACCACCATGGGCTTCACCGCGCTGGACGGCGTGCCGATGGGCACCCGGCCGGGCGCCATCGATCCCGGCGTGCTGATCTACCTGATGCGCGAGAAGGGCTACGGCGCCGACGAGCTGGAGAAGCTGCTCTACCACAAGTCGGGCATGCTCGGCGTTTCGGGCCTCTCCAACGACATGCGCGACCTGGAGAATTCCGACCATCCGGCAGCTGCCGAGGCGGTGGAGCTGTTCTGCCACAACGTCGCCAAGCAGGTTGCGGCGCTGGCCGGCTCGATGGGCGGCCTGGACGCAGTGGTGTTCACCGCGGGCGTGGGCGAGAACTCCACGCTGGTGCGGGCTCGGGTGGCGGAGAAGCTGGGCTGGCTCGGCGTGTCGATCGACGCGGCGGCCAACCGGGCGAAGGCGACGCGCATCTCCGCCCAGGACAGCCGGGTGCCGGTCTTCATCATCCCGACCGACGAGGAACGGATGATCGCCCGCCACACGCTCGGCGTCATCGCCGCCGAGGCGCTGAGCCGGGCGGCGTAA
- a CDS encoding DMT family transporter translates to MEQIPTSSTARPPENIRLGILSMLLAMALMTIMNALAKILAESYPLGEVTFFRNLFALLPAVAMVVAAGGRSCLHTTHWQGHLWRAIVGLASMVLLFWAYHLMPLANAVAISYSAPLFLTALSVPLLGEKVGAFRWGAVVVGFAGVLIMVQPGPDMIDRGAIVALTAAVCYALAMIAMRQLGRTEKPVTTVFYFTVISTVLSALALPFDWVTPDAHALTLMAGMGIAGGGAQYCSTRAYSLARAVVVGPFSYASLIYATILGWLVWGDVPAAHVMIGAAIVIASGLLILYRETRRAAATASQLDSCPKTQAPNADPVRTV, encoded by the coding sequence ATGGAACAGATCCCCACAAGCTCAACCGCCAGACCGCCGGAGAACATCCGGCTCGGCATCCTGTCGATGCTGCTGGCGATGGCCCTGATGACGATCATGAACGCGCTGGCCAAGATCCTGGCGGAAAGCTATCCGCTGGGCGAGGTCACCTTCTTCCGCAACCTGTTCGCCCTTCTGCCGGCGGTCGCCATGGTGGTCGCGGCGGGCGGGCGGAGCTGCCTGCACACCACCCATTGGCAGGGGCATCTGTGGCGGGCCATCGTCGGCCTCGCCTCCATGGTGCTGCTGTTCTGGGCCTATCACCTGATGCCGCTCGCCAATGCGGTGGCGATCTCCTACTCCGCCCCGCTGTTCCTGACTGCCCTGTCGGTTCCGCTGCTGGGTGAGAAGGTCGGAGCCTTCCGCTGGGGTGCGGTGGTGGTCGGGTTCGCCGGGGTGCTGATCATGGTGCAGCCCGGTCCCGACATGATCGACCGCGGCGCCATCGTCGCCTTGACCGCGGCCGTCTGCTACGCCCTGGCGATGATCGCCATGCGCCAGCTGGGACGGACGGAAAAGCCGGTGACCACGGTGTTCTACTTCACCGTCATCTCCACGGTGCTGAGCGCGCTGGCCCTCCCCTTCGACTGGGTCACGCCGGATGCGCATGCACTGACGCTGATGGCCGGCATGGGGATCGCCGGCGGCGGCGCCCAATATTGCAGCACGCGGGCCTATTCGCTGGCGCGCGCCGTGGTGGTCGGCCCCTTCAGCTATGCCAGCCTGATCTATGCGACGATCCTCGGCTGGCTGGTCTGGGGCGACGTGCCGGCCGCCCATGTGATGATCGGCGCCGCCATCGTCATCGCCAGCGGCCTGCTGATCCTGTACCGCGAGACCCGCCGCGCCGCTGCTACCGCTTCCCAGTTGGACTCATGTCCGAAGACGCAGGCCCCGAATGCCGATCCGGTTCGGACCGTGTGA
- the pgk gene encoding phosphoglycerate kinase — translation MVTTDVDGTPAPRLTGRMQLIQGGRSTGTPQRPAPFATSSRVCAIVGGTGLSTKLDLLARLVTRVDVLALGGGIANSFLAAAGTDMGASLCDHELIGEARKLLDKARACRCELLLPVDVVVATEARDGAEDRVVSCAAIGPEDMVLDIGPATVARLTGCVETAGTVVWTGPLGVYEIAPFDGGTNALAWFIARRTRDAGLRSVAAGDDTIAALAAAGVDGRFSELTNHDALPAWLDAASHRAVPA, via the coding sequence ATGGTTACGACCGATGTCGACGGAACTCCGGCTCCCCGCCTGACCGGCCGGATGCAACTGATCCAGGGTGGACGGAGCACCGGCACCCCCCAGCGGCCGGCGCCCTTTGCCACTTCCAGCCGGGTCTGCGCCATCGTCGGCGGCACCGGCCTGTCCACCAAGCTGGACCTGCTGGCCCGGTTGGTGACGCGGGTCGACGTGCTGGCGCTCGGCGGCGGAATCGCCAACAGCTTCCTGGCCGCGGCCGGCACCGACATGGGCGCCTCGCTGTGCGACCACGAGCTGATCGGCGAGGCGCGCAAGCTCCTGGACAAGGCGAGGGCCTGCCGCTGCGAGTTGCTGCTGCCGGTGGACGTGGTGGTGGCGACCGAGGCGCGGGACGGGGCGGAGGATCGCGTCGTCTCCTGTGCCGCCATCGGGCCGGAGGACATGGTTCTCGACATCGGCCCGGCAACGGTCGCACGGCTGACCGGCTGCGTCGAGACCGCCGGAACGGTCGTCTGGACCGGCCCGCTCGGCGTCTACGAGATCGCCCCCTTCGACGGCGGCACCAACGCGCTGGCCTGGTTCATCGCCCGGCGCACCCGCGACGCCGGCTTGCGCTCGGTGGCGGCGGGTGACGACACCATCGCGGCACTGGCCGCGGCAGGGGTGGACGGCCGTTTCAGCGAACTGACCAACCACGACGCCCTGCCGGCTTGGCTGGACGCCGCCTCGCACCGCGCGGTTCCTGCCTAG
- the gap gene encoding type I glyceraldehyde-3-phosphate dehydrogenase, producing MAVRVAINGFGRIGRLVLRAIYESGRKDVEVVAINDLADLKANAHLLKYDSVHGRFPGTIETAQIEDGGGVLIVNGHSIKVVQERDPAKLPWKELGVQIAMECSGIFTKRADAAKHLEAGAEKVLISAPATDEDITVVYGVNHDKLTAEHKIVSNASCTTNCLAPVAHVLHNLVGIEKGFMTTIHSYTGDQRIVDTNHKDLHRARAAALNMIPTSTGAAKAVGKVLPELKGKLDGTAMRVPTPNVSVVDFKFTAGRATSVEEITKAISDAANGPLKGVLGAYDEELVSSDFNHDPHSSTFALKETKVIDGNFVRVMAWYDNEWGFSNRMADTAVAMANAK from the coding sequence ATGGCTGTACGGGTAGCGATCAACGGTTTTGGCCGCATCGGCCGTCTGGTTCTGCGCGCCATCTACGAGAGCGGCCGCAAGGACGTCGAGGTCGTGGCGATCAACGACCTGGCCGATCTGAAGGCCAACGCGCACCTGCTGAAGTACGACAGCGTCCACGGCCGCTTCCCCGGCACCATCGAGACCGCCCAAATTGAAGACGGGGGCGGCGTTCTGATCGTCAACGGCCACTCCATCAAGGTCGTGCAGGAGCGTGACCCGGCCAAGCTGCCGTGGAAGGAACTGGGCGTCCAGATCGCCATGGAATGCTCGGGCATCTTCACCAAGCGCGCCGATGCCGCCAAGCATCTGGAAGCCGGCGCCGAGAAGGTGCTGATCTCCGCTCCGGCCACCGACGAGGACATCACCGTCGTCTACGGCGTCAACCACGACAAGCTGACCGCCGAGCACAAGATCGTTTCCAACGCCTCCTGCACCACCAACTGCCTGGCGCCGGTCGCGCATGTCCTCCACAACCTGGTGGGCATCGAGAAGGGCTTCATGACCACGATCCACTCCTACACGGGTGACCAGCGGATCGTCGACACCAACCACAAGGACCTGCACCGCGCCCGCGCGGCGGCCCTGAACATGATCCCGACCTCCACCGGTGCGGCCAAGGCCGTCGGCAAGGTGCTGCCGGAGCTGAAGGGCAAGCTGGACGGCACCGCCATGCGCGTTCCGACCCCGAACGTGTCGGTCGTCGACTTCAAGTTCACCGCCGGCCGTGCCACCTCGGTCGAGGAGATCACCAAGGCGATCAGCGACGCCGCCAACGGCCCGCTGAAGGGCGTGCTGGGCGCCTATGACGAGGAATTGGTGTCCTCGGATTTCAACCATGACCCGCACAGCTCGACCTTCGCACTGAAGGAAACGAAAGTCATCGACGGCAATTTCGTGCGTGTCATGGCGTGGTATGATAACGAGTGGGGCTTCTCCAACCGCATGGCCGACACCGCCGTCGCGATGGCGAACGCCAAGTAA
- a CDS encoding cytochrome c translates to MSRKRLAIAATVLAMAAMPTLRSAQADDQDFALIERGRYVAVAADCVACHSLPGGKPYAGGSPLYTPFGTLVAPNITPDRETGIGNWTEEDLRRTLREGIGRGGKRLYPAMPYPAYTRMTDDDIRALWTYLRTREPVSNAVEANQLPFPFNIRLLMAGWNLLNFEPERFKPDPDKSPEWNRGAYLVQSLGHCGTCHTPKTMLGADDTDRALQGANLQGWYAPAITADPRQGIGDWTTDQLVAYLKTGANHQTLASGPMAEAIQNSTSKMTDADLKAIAAYLLDQKPPEAGAPARLAADDGRMRTGEAVYADTCMACHGGDGKGQTFLFPTLADSGVVQADDPATLIRLVLDGSRAVATDDRPTGPAMPPLGWRLDDAQVAAVVTYIRNSWSNAAPPVSADEVARMRKTLAQAH, encoded by the coding sequence ATGAGCAGGAAACGTCTCGCCATCGCCGCCACCGTCCTGGCGATGGCCGCGATGCCCACCCTGCGGTCGGCGCAAGCCGACGACCAGGATTTCGCTCTGATCGAGCGCGGCCGCTATGTCGCCGTCGCCGCCGACTGCGTCGCCTGCCACAGCCTGCCCGGCGGCAAGCCCTATGCCGGCGGTTCGCCCTTGTACACGCCCTTCGGCACGCTGGTGGCCCCCAACATCACGCCGGATCGCGAGACCGGCATCGGCAACTGGACGGAGGAGGACCTGCGCCGCACGCTGCGCGAAGGCATCGGGCGCGGCGGCAAGCGGCTTTACCCCGCCATGCCCTACCCGGCCTATACGCGGATGACCGATGACGACATCCGCGCGCTGTGGACCTATCTGCGCACGCGGGAGCCGGTGAGCAACGCGGTCGAGGCCAACCAGCTGCCCTTTCCCTTCAACATCCGGCTGCTGATGGCGGGCTGGAACCTGCTGAACTTCGAACCGGAGCGCTTCAAGCCCGATCCGGACAAGTCGCCGGAATGGAATCGCGGCGCCTATCTGGTGCAGTCGCTCGGCCATTGCGGCACCTGCCATACGCCCAAGACCATGCTGGGGGCCGACGATACGGACCGGGCGCTGCAGGGCGCCAACCTTCAGGGCTGGTACGCGCCGGCGATCACCGCCGATCCGCGCCAGGGCATCGGCGACTGGACGACGGACCAGCTGGTCGCCTACCTGAAGACCGGCGCCAACCACCAGACGCTGGCCTCCGGCCCGATGGCGGAGGCGATCCAGAACTCCACCTCGAAGATGACGGACGCGGACCTGAAGGCTATCGCCGCCTATCTGCTGGACCAGAAGCCGCCGGAAGCCGGCGCCCCGGCGCGGCTGGCGGCGGATGACGGGCGGATGAGGACGGGGGAGGCGGTCTATGCCGACACCTGCATGGCCTGCCATGGCGGCGACGGCAAAGGCCAGACCTTCCTGTTCCCGACGCTGGCCGACAGCGGGGTGGTGCAGGCCGACGATCCGGCGACGCTGATCAGGCTGGTGCTGGACGGCTCCCGCGCGGTGGCGACCGACGACCGGCCGACCGGCCCGGCGATGCCGCCGCTGGGCTGGCGGCTGGACGATGCGCAGGTGGCGGCGGTCGTCACCTACATCCGCAACAGCTGGAGCAACGCGGCCCCGCCGGTCAGCGCCGACGAGGTGGCCAGGATGCGCAAGACGCTGGCCCAGGCACACTGA
- a CDS encoding GMC family oxidoreductase, which translates to MARKLPRKDVVVIGLGWTGSIVANELCDEGLDVVALERGPWRDTATDFNIGYAPDELRYNSRQELMLRPAQTAVTARNNAGQTALPMRQYGSFHPGNGVGGAGVHWAGITWRFSPYDFRLRSHYTERYGERSIPEDMTIQDWGLTYEDMEPYYDRFEYLAGVSGKAGNLNGQLQEGGNPFEGARRREFPNPPMMQTFGPTLFAETTAEMGYKPFPIPSALLSRTYTNPLGVTMGQCTFCGFCTNYGCANYSKASAQTTVLPVLMRKSNFELRTLCEVLKVNLDSTGRKATGVTYVDTSGDEFEQPADLVILCAFMLDNVRLMLLSGIGTPYDHRSGKGVVGRNFCYQMANQVVGFFDPAKYNFNNFIGGGATGMAIDEFNNDNFDHGPLGFLGGGSTRCAPIGAEPISKRPTPPGSPTWGSGWKKAMRDSYLSNLSVGCEASSYASRGNFLDLDPTYTDRLGRPLMRITFDFPENDVKMSAYVTAKVAEIVRAMGAQQIVENPRTGPWSVVPYQSTHVVGGTAMGADPSTSAVNPFLQSWDVPNVFTVGANVFPQNSGFNPTGTVGALAYRAADAIRTRYLKSPGPLVQA; encoded by the coding sequence ATGGCGCGCAAACTTCCCCGCAAGGATGTGGTGGTCATCGGGCTCGGCTGGACCGGGTCGATCGTCGCGAACGAGCTGTGCGACGAAGGGCTGGACGTGGTGGCGCTGGAGCGCGGCCCCTGGCGCGACACCGCCACCGACTTCAACATCGGCTATGCCCCGGACGAGCTGCGCTACAACTCCCGGCAGGAGCTGATGCTGCGGCCGGCGCAGACCGCGGTCACCGCCCGCAACAACGCCGGCCAGACTGCGCTGCCGATGCGGCAGTACGGCTCCTTCCATCCCGGCAACGGCGTCGGCGGGGCCGGCGTACATTGGGCCGGCATCACATGGCGCTTCTCGCCCTATGATTTCCGGCTGCGGTCCCATTATACCGAGCGCTATGGCGAACGGAGCATACCGGAGGACATGACGATCCAGGACTGGGGCCTGACCTATGAGGATATGGAGCCCTATTACGACCGGTTCGAATATCTGGCGGGCGTGTCGGGCAAGGCCGGGAACCTTAATGGCCAGCTCCAGGAGGGCGGCAATCCGTTCGAGGGCGCGCGCCGGCGCGAGTTCCCCAATCCGCCGATGATGCAGACCTTCGGCCCCACCCTGTTCGCGGAGACGACGGCGGAGATGGGCTACAAGCCCTTCCCGATCCCGTCGGCGCTGCTGTCGCGCACCTACACCAACCCGCTTGGCGTGACGATGGGGCAATGCACCTTCTGCGGCTTCTGCACCAATTACGGCTGCGCCAACTATTCCAAGGCCAGCGCCCAGACTACTGTGCTTCCGGTGCTGATGCGCAAGTCCAACTTCGAACTTCGCACCCTGTGCGAGGTTCTGAAGGTCAATCTGGACTCCACCGGCAGGAAGGCGACCGGCGTTACCTATGTCGACACGTCGGGCGACGAGTTCGAGCAGCCGGCGGATCTGGTCATCCTCTGCGCCTTCATGCTGGACAATGTGCGGCTGATGCTGCTGTCCGGCATCGGTACGCCCTATGACCACCGGAGCGGCAAGGGCGTGGTGGGCCGGAATTTCTGCTACCAGATGGCCAATCAGGTCGTCGGCTTCTTCGATCCCGCCAAGTACAACTTCAACAACTTCATCGGCGGCGGCGCCACCGGCATGGCGATCGACGAGTTCAACAACGACAATTTCGACCATGGGCCGCTGGGCTTCCTCGGCGGCGGCAGCACGCGCTGCGCGCCCATCGGGGCGGAACCGATCTCCAAGCGGCCGACCCCGCCGGGCAGCCCGACCTGGGGTTCGGGCTGGAAGAAGGCGATGCGCGACAGCTATCTCAGCAATCTCAGCGTCGGCTGCGAGGCCAGCAGCTATGCCAGCCGCGGCAACTTCCTGGACCTCGACCCGACCTACACCGACCGGCTCGGCCGGCCGCTGATGCGCATCACCTTCGACTTCCCCGAGAATGACGTGAAGATGTCGGCCTATGTCACCGCCAAGGTGGCGGAGATCGTCCGCGCCATGGGGGCGCAGCAGATCGTCGAGAATCCGCGCACCGGGCCCTGGTCGGTGGTGCCCTACCAGTCCACCCATGTGGTCGGCGGCACGGCGATGGGGGCCGACCCGTCGACCAGCGCGGTCAACCCCTTCCTGCAGAGCTGGGACGTGCCCAATGTCTTCACGGTGGGGGCGAACGTCTTCCCGCAGAATTCCGGCTTCAACCCGACCGGGACGGTGGGGGCGCTGGCCTATCGCGCGGCGGATGCGATCCGCACCCGCTACCTGAAATCCCCCGGTCCCCTGGTGCAGGCATGA
- a CDS encoding gluconate 2-dehydrogenase subunit 3 family protein, translating to MIPGKNSGGHQGSPPGRPDGASPFHTSRRRFLATTAMGLVALSASGASAKILFGTGLPWDSGAIEPPRQVLPGPWTFFTPREGEMVEAIAERLIPADELSVSGKDAGCAVFIDRQLSGHYGSSERLYMKGPFQPGLPTQGDQSDLTPATKYRQGLKALDAHCRQAIGGKSFTDLSPEQKDQILTAMEKDEVKFDGPVGSGSFFSLVLQNTMEGFFADPIYGGNRDMVSWKMIGFPGTRYDFRDHVLKHNQKYTLPPVSIGGRGDWARKG from the coding sequence ATGATCCCAGGCAAGAATTCCGGCGGACACCAAGGCAGTCCCCCCGGCAGGCCCGACGGGGCAAGCCCGTTCCACACCAGCCGCCGCCGCTTCCTTGCGACCACCGCGATGGGGCTGGTGGCGCTGTCGGCGTCCGGTGCCAGTGCGAAAATCCTGTTCGGTACCGGGTTGCCTTGGGATTCGGGGGCCATAGAGCCGCCCCGGCAGGTCCTGCCCGGTCCCTGGACCTTCTTCACCCCGCGCGAGGGCGAGATGGTGGAGGCCATCGCCGAACGGCTGATCCCCGCCGACGAGCTCAGCGTCAGCGGCAAGGATGCCGGTTGCGCCGTGTTCATCGACCGGCAGTTGTCCGGCCATTACGGCAGTTCCGAACGTCTCTATATGAAGGGGCCATTCCAGCCCGGCCTGCCGACCCAGGGCGACCAGAGCGACCTGACCCCGGCGACGAAGTATCGCCAGGGGCTGAAGGCGCTGGACGCCCATTGCCGGCAAGCCATCGGTGGCAAGAGCTTCACCGACCTGTCGCCGGAACAGAAGGACCAGATTCTGACGGCGATGGAGAAGGATGAAGTCAAGTTCGATGGGCCGGTCGGTTCCGGCAGCTTCTTCAGCCTCGTCCTGCAGAACACCATGGAGGGGTTCTTCGCCGACCCGATCTATGGCGGCAACCGCGACATGGTCAGCTGGAAGATGATCGGCTTTCCCGGCACCCGCTACGATTTCCGCGACCATGTGCTGAAGCACAATCAGAAATACACGCTGCCGCCGGTGTCCATCGGCGGACGCGGCGACTGGGCCAGGAAGGGCTGA
- a CDS encoding caspase family protein: MALILGNSAYRHAPSLPNPVNDARAMADSLRAAGFELVGGAPQIDLDRAATERAIRSFGAKLAGADVGLFFYAGHGMQARGTNYLLPVSANLEKESDVRYELIDIAMVLDEMALAESRMNIVILDACRNNPFGGRGLRAASPGLAQMQAPAGTIIAYATQPGAVAADGAGSNSPYTEALSKALLKPGETVFDVFNDVGITVKRNTGGVQQPWVSASPIEGRFYFLGPTTVVTQPPAEAPPAAGADKETLFWDSIKGSSNRGLFEAYLKQFPQGTFTAIAEARIAELGGTANAAATGERAPVSVAALAAPPVPAPTPATPPTPTARPVDVEAIPYLNAKARAALAVYPGLPSPKALAISTKGNYAYFSNKSNSRTADDVRRSALQYCQYRAEEPCTLYAVDDGVVMDGKRFVPMPVEILGAGPFDPARVPFVSERTRKVGMVNYQRNPGHKALAVTLTGRWASVWDRDSEEDAGTAAVEKCEQAGGKEECMLYAVNDEIVLDEPPEGETAEDEEE; this comes from the coding sequence GTGGCTCTGATCCTGGGCAACAGCGCCTATCGGCATGCGCCGTCGCTGCCCAATCCGGTGAATGACGCCAGGGCGATGGCCGACTCCCTGCGTGCGGCCGGGTTCGAGCTGGTCGGCGGGGCGCCGCAGATCGATCTGGACCGGGCGGCGACCGAGCGTGCGATCCGCAGTTTCGGCGCCAAGCTGGCCGGGGCGGATGTCGGGCTGTTCTTCTATGCCGGGCACGGCATGCAGGCGCGCGGCACCAATTACCTGCTGCCGGTCTCCGCCAATCTGGAGAAGGAGTCGGACGTCCGCTATGAGCTGATCGACATCGCCATGGTGCTGGACGAGATGGCTCTGGCCGAAAGCCGGATGAACATCGTCATCCTCGACGCCTGCCGCAACAATCCCTTCGGAGGCCGCGGCCTGCGCGCGGCGTCGCCCGGGCTGGCGCAGATGCAGGCGCCGGCCGGCACGATCATCGCCTATGCGACGCAGCCGGGCGCGGTGGCGGCCGACGGCGCCGGGTCGAACAGCCCCTATACCGAAGCGCTGTCGAAAGCCCTGCTGAAGCCGGGGGAGACGGTGTTCGACGTCTTCAACGATGTCGGCATCACGGTCAAGCGCAACACCGGCGGCGTCCAGCAGCCCTGGGTGTCGGCCTCCCCCATCGAAGGGCGCTTCTATTTCCTGGGGCCGACGACGGTGGTAACCCAGCCGCCGGCCGAGGCGCCCCCCGCGGCGGGAGCCGACAAGGAGACGCTGTTCTGGGACAGCATCAAGGGCAGTTCCAACCGCGGGCTGTTCGAAGCCTATCTGAAGCAGTTCCCGCAGGGCACCTTCACGGCGATTGCCGAGGCGCGGATCGCCGAACTCGGCGGGACGGCGAATGCTGCCGCCACGGGGGAACGGGCGCCGGTGTCGGTTGCCGCCCTGGCCGCTCCGCCGGTTCCTGCGCCCACCCCAGCCACTCCGCCGACGCCGACCGCCCGGCCGGTCGATGTCGAGGCGATCCCCTATCTCAATGCCAAGGCGCGCGCCGCACTGGCCGTGTATCCCGGCCTGCCGTCGCCCAAGGCTCTGGCGATTTCGACCAAGGGGAACTACGCCTATTTCTCCAACAAGTCGAACAGCCGGACCGCGGACGACGTCAGGCGCAGCGCCCTGCAATATTGCCAGTACCGGGCGGAGGAACCCTGCACCCTCTATGCCGTCGATGACGGCGTGGTGATGGACGGCAAGCGCTTCGTGCCGATGCCGGTGGAAATCCTGGGTGCCGGCCCCTTCGATCCGGCGCGCGTCCCCTTCGTCAGCGAGCGCACGCGCAAGGTCGGCATGGTCAACTACCAGCGCAACCCCGGACACAAGGCTCTGGCCGTGACGCTGACCGGCCGCTGGGCGTCGGTGTGGGACCGCGACAGCGAAGAGGATGCCGGCACGGCGGCGGTTGAGAAATGCGAACAGGCCGGCGGCAAGGAGGAGTGCATGCTCTACGCCGTCAACGACGAGATCGTGCTGGACGAACCGCCGGAGGGCGAGACGGCCGAAGACGAGGAGGAGTGA